The Caproicibacterium amylolyticum genome includes the window CGGAGAAAACCCGTGTAGCTTTTAATGCGGCAAATCTGGGTATTCAAATTATTCGGGTGGAGGACAGCTACCAAATGTGCAGCACACCTGCTTTTGCACGGCAGGTGCGGGCATTGTTGGAGATTCGCCACAATGCGCCGCTTTCGCAGGCTGCCTTGGAAGTGCTTGCAATTATCGCTTACAATCAGCCGGTCACCAAGGCATTTGTAGAGCAAATCCGTGGGGTGGATTCCGCTGGCGTAGTAGGAAGTCTGTGCCAAAAGGGCTTAGTGGAGGAGCGCGGACGCTTGGAATTGCCCGGCCGACCGCTGCTTTATGGCACGACCCCGAATTTTCTGCGCTGCATGAGTATTTCCACTTTGGAAGAACTGCCGCCGCTGAAACCGACAGAACAACCTGAAGACGGGGATAAAGTCTCAGTCAGTCAGTCGGCGGAGGCGGTGCCATGACATTTTTAAAAGTTTTCCTGGTTTTGACTTTGCTTGGTTTTCTTCTGAC containing:
- the scpB gene encoding SMC-Scp complex subunit ScpB translates to MQSETLTGALQAMLFASGEPLALDRIAEVLEIDSAQALTLAEKTRVAFNAANLGIQIIRVEDSYQMCSTPAFARQVRALLEIRHNAPLSQAALEVLAIIAYNQPVTKAFVEQIRGVDSAGVVGSLCQKGLVEERGRLELPGRPLLYGTTPNFLRCMSISTLEELPPLKPTEQPEDGDKVSVSQSAEAVP